The following coding sequences lie in one Alloacidobacterium dinghuense genomic window:
- the chrA gene encoding chromate efflux transporter yields MNIEQIATHEKLSTAPRFSEAARFWFRLGLISFGGTAAHIAIMHDDLVERRRWIDNEDFFHALGHCMILPGPEAQQLAIYLGWRLNGIKGGIVAGALFVLPSMFVLLALSIVYARFGSLPWIAAMFSGLRPAVLALVLLALIRLARGSLIEPLQWAVAGGAFIAMCWLHISIPFVMAAAIALGFILSRYRRDSGPPSLPGREASNVNPAVRKQHLVSFAKITAAGLGIWLAPFLALSLFARDFPFWDQLGLFFTRSAFVTVGGSYTVIPYVAHAAVSKYHWLSESQMLDGFALAETTPGPLIIVVAFVGFMAGFRHFHGSIIMGIVALLLTTLYTFLPCFLFVFAGVPFIDWTQNNRSMKAVLSLVIAVVFAAMVDLALFLARGVLFPAGTCSFAKVDWIAVAAVGLSLFLLGMLKTKVGAVIVLSLAFGIARWLIRL; encoded by the coding sequence GTGAATATAGAACAAATCGCCACCCATGAAAAATTATCCACCGCGCCACGCTTCTCAGAAGCGGCGCGGTTTTGGTTTCGGCTGGGCCTGATCAGTTTCGGCGGGACGGCAGCACACATCGCCATCATGCACGACGATCTCGTGGAACGTAGAAGGTGGATCGACAACGAGGATTTCTTTCATGCGCTGGGACATTGCATGATTCTTCCAGGCCCGGAAGCACAGCAACTTGCCATCTATCTCGGCTGGAGACTGAACGGAATAAAAGGGGGCATAGTCGCGGGCGCATTATTTGTTCTTCCATCCATGTTTGTGCTGCTGGCTCTGAGCATCGTGTATGCCCGGTTTGGCAGTCTGCCCTGGATCGCTGCCATGTTCAGCGGCCTGAGGCCTGCGGTACTGGCTCTTGTCCTGCTCGCCTTGATTCGGCTCGCGAGGGGTTCCCTGATTGAGCCGTTGCAGTGGGCCGTTGCAGGTGGGGCCTTCATAGCAATGTGCTGGCTGCATATTTCGATCCCCTTCGTGATGGCCGCAGCCATTGCCCTGGGATTCATTCTATCGAGGTACCGTCGCGATTCTGGGCCACCCTCGTTGCCGGGCCGCGAAGCGTCGAACGTGAACCCAGCTGTGCGAAAGCAGCATCTCGTATCGTTTGCAAAGATCACCGCAGCTGGACTGGGAATATGGCTCGCACCATTCCTTGCACTCTCGTTGTTCGCGCGAGACTTTCCCTTTTGGGACCAACTCGGTCTGTTCTTTACGCGCAGCGCTTTCGTTACAGTTGGAGGTTCGTACACGGTCATCCCCTACGTAGCTCACGCGGCGGTATCCAAGTATCACTGGCTGAGTGAATCTCAGATGCTCGATGGTTTTGCTCTTGCGGAGACTACGCCGGGTCCGCTCATTATTGTCGTGGCCTTCGTCGGATTCATGGCTGGCTTTCGCCACTTCCATGGTTCGATCATCATGGGTATCGTGGCCCTTCTCCTGACGACTCTCTACACCTTTCTGCCATGTTTTCTCTTCGTATTCGCCGGTGTCCCTTTTATCGACTGGACGCAAAACAACCGGAGTATGAAAGCTGTGCTGAGTCTTGTTATCGCGGTCGTGTTTGCCGCCATGGTTGATCTCGCCTTGTTTCTTGCTCGTGGCGTTCTTTTTCCCGCCGGGACATGCAGCTTCGCAAAAGTCGATTGGATCGCGGTCGCGGCAGTTGGACTGTCGCTCTTTCTCCTTGGAATGCTCAAGACAAAGGTCGGTGCTGTGATCGTATTAAGCCTGGCATTCGGAATCGCACGCTGGCTGATTCGCCTATAG
- a CDS encoding oxidoreductase, with translation MTENEKTIRVGLIGYGFAGKTFHAPLIQSVPGLALTVIGSSKREILKAEYPDVLVCSADEVPTHPNVDLVVIASPNESHFPLAAAALRAGKDVVVDKPFTVTLAEARSLAEISEKHNRILSVFHNRRWDSEILATKAILETGVLGEISHYESHIDRFRPLVRQRWREDPGPGAGLWFDLGPHLVDQALLLFGLPHAVNASFGILRKGGRTDDWAHVQLIYDHMRVVLHASLLASGGVPRSVLHGTRGSWAKFGADVQERQLMNGMLPDDPAFGHDPSPSIVYDSATGTQTKVPSPTGNQRGYYSGIRDSILGKCPVPVPVKDAVAGMAILETSFESGARGQVLPVPLTSDERSEWK, from the coding sequence ATGACCGAAAATGAGAAGACGATTCGCGTTGGGTTAATTGGCTACGGTTTTGCCGGGAAGACTTTCCATGCTCCACTGATCCAGTCAGTGCCCGGGCTGGCGCTGACCGTAATCGGGTCGAGTAAACGAGAGATCCTGAAGGCAGAGTATCCTGATGTCCTCGTTTGTTCCGCCGACGAAGTGCCTACCCATCCGAATGTCGATCTGGTCGTGATTGCCAGCCCCAATGAAAGCCATTTTCCTCTCGCGGCCGCCGCTCTACGCGCAGGAAAGGATGTCGTCGTCGATAAACCCTTTACCGTGACCCTTGCAGAAGCTCGTTCACTCGCAGAAATTTCAGAGAAACACAACAGAATTCTGTCTGTCTTTCATAATCGGAGATGGGACAGCGAGATTCTTGCGACAAAGGCAATTTTAGAAACAGGTGTGCTCGGCGAAATATCTCACTATGAGTCACACATCGATCGTTTTCGCCCGCTCGTGCGTCAACGCTGGCGGGAGGATCCCGGTCCAGGCGCAGGGTTGTGGTTCGATCTTGGACCTCACCTCGTCGATCAGGCACTGCTTCTCTTTGGGCTTCCGCATGCAGTGAATGCCAGCTTTGGAATCCTACGCAAGGGAGGAAGGACGGATGACTGGGCCCACGTACAGCTTATCTACGATCACATGCGGGTCGTCCTGCATGCCTCGTTGCTGGCGTCGGGCGGCGTTCCGCGCTCTGTGCTTCACGGCACCCGGGGGAGTTGGGCTAAGTTCGGCGCTGATGTGCAGGAGCGGCAGTTGATGAACGGCATGCTCCCTGACGATCCGGCATTCGGTCATGACCCCAGTCCCAGCATCGTGTACGACAGTGCAACTGGCACGCAAACGAAAGTACCGTCGCCAACGGGCAACCAGCGAGGATACTACTCCGGCATCAGAGACTCCATTCTTGGCAAATGCCCGGTTCCCGTTCCTGTAAAGGATGCTGTCGCTGGCATGGCCATTCTGGAGACGTCCTTTGAGTCGGGAGCCCGCGGTCAAGTGCTGCCCGTTCCGCTGACTTCAGACGAACGCTCGGAATGGAAATAG